The following are encoded together in the Variovorax sp. PBS-H4 genome:
- the map gene encoding type I methionyl aminopeptidase, translating into MSITYKDAEGVAGMRTACRLAAEVLDYLTPHVKPGMTTNEIDKLAHDYITQVQGAIPAPLNYMGASSVPYPKSVCTSVNHVVCHGIPNDKPLKKGDIVNIDVTVIKDGWHGDTSRMFVVGDASIAAKRLCALTYEAMWHGIVKVKPGVHLGDIGFAIQRFAESNGFSVVREFCGHGIGRGFHEEPQVLHYGKPGTLDELKPGMTFTIEPMINAGKRDIKEDARGGQYDGWTIVTRDHSLSAQWEHTVLVTETGYEVLTLSPGSPPPPAFASASA; encoded by the coding sequence ATGAGCATCACCTACAAAGACGCCGAGGGCGTGGCCGGCATGCGCACCGCGTGCCGCCTCGCAGCCGAAGTGCTGGACTACCTGACCCCGCACGTGAAGCCCGGCATGACCACGAACGAGATCGACAAGCTCGCGCACGACTACATCACGCAGGTCCAGGGCGCGATCCCGGCCCCCCTCAACTACATGGGCGCCTCGAGCGTGCCCTACCCCAAGTCCGTCTGCACGTCGGTCAACCACGTGGTCTGCCACGGCATTCCGAACGACAAGCCGCTCAAGAAGGGCGACATCGTCAACATCGACGTCACGGTCATCAAGGACGGCTGGCACGGCGACACCAGCCGCATGTTCGTCGTGGGCGATGCCTCGATCGCGGCCAAGCGGCTGTGCGCCCTCACCTACGAGGCCATGTGGCACGGCATCGTCAAGGTCAAGCCGGGCGTGCACCTGGGCGACATCGGCTTCGCCATCCAGCGCTTCGCCGAAAGCAACGGCTTTTCGGTGGTGCGCGAGTTCTGCGGCCACGGCATCGGCCGCGGTTTCCACGAGGAGCCGCAGGTGCTGCACTACGGCAAGCCCGGCACGCTCGATGAGCTCAAGCCCGGCATGACCTTCACCATCGAGCCGATGATCAACGCCGGCAAGCGCGACATCAAGGAAGACGCGCGGGGCGGCCAGTATGACGGCTGGACGATCGTCACCCGCGACCACTCGCTGTCGGCGCAATGGGAGCACACGGTGCTGGTCACCGAGACCGGCTACGAGGTGCTCACGCTCTCGCCCGGCAGCCCGCCGCCGCCTGCGTTCGCCAGCGCATCGGCCTGA
- a CDS encoding [protein-PII] uridylyltransferase has translation MVDIASLRDAYRTHKLALYDQARSARAPTRSVHTVLRQLSALADEALNALWEDAGFGNRLALVAVGGFGRGELFPFSDVDVLLLLPADHATEIEPAHMEAFIGHCWDAGLEIGSSVRTVDECLAEAAKDVTVQTSLLESRLVAGDKKLYTAFRKSFLADIDPHAFFAAKTQEMRHRHQKYENTPYALEPNCKESPGGLRDLQTVLWVAKAAGFGRRWDDLAKNGLATPFEVQQIKRNEALLSLIRARLHLIANRREDRLVFDLQTAVAATFGYGGESQRKASEALMRRYYWAAKAVTQLNQILLLNIADRLNPQEEQATRINERFFEKGGLIEVASDDLYLKDPHAILETFLLYQKTIGVNGLSARTLRALYNARHVMDSKFRNDRVNHATFMRILLEPRGITHAFRLMNQTSVLGRYLRVFRSIVGQMQHDLFHVYTVDQHILMVLRNVRRFFIVEHAHEYPFCSQLAGGWDKPWILYVAALFHDIAKGRGGDHSELGSRDVRRFCRQHEIPREDAKLIEFLVSEHLVMSQVAQKQDLSDPEVIGGFAKRVGNERYLTALYLLTIADIRGTSPRVWNAWKGKLLEDLYRSTLRALGGRMPDPGAEVEARKRDALVQLALYAQPFEAHKALWETLDVGYFMRHDASEIAWHTKQLSRHVPPRNVPVDPHAPAIVRARLSPVGEGLQVVVYTPDQADLFARICGYFDQSSFSILDAKVHTATNGYALDTFQVVTTFIPEHYRDLISMVETGLAKTLDEAGPLPSPSKGRVSRRVRSFPVKPRVSLLPDDKAQRWLLNISASDRAGLLYSVARVLARHHLNLQLAKITTLGERVEDTFLISGPELQGQRTQATIETELLEALAA, from the coding sequence ATGGTGGACATTGCCTCCCTGCGCGACGCGTACCGCACGCACAAGCTTGCGCTGTACGACCAGGCACGCAGCGCACGCGCGCCCACACGCAGCGTGCACACCGTGCTGCGCCAGTTGTCAGCGTTGGCAGACGAGGCCCTCAATGCGCTGTGGGAGGACGCGGGCTTCGGCAACCGCCTCGCACTGGTCGCAGTGGGCGGCTTCGGGCGCGGCGAGTTGTTCCCCTTCTCCGACGTCGATGTGCTGCTGCTGCTGCCCGCCGACCATGCCACCGAGATCGAACCGGCGCACATGGAGGCTTTCATCGGACATTGCTGGGACGCGGGCCTCGAGATCGGCTCCAGCGTGCGCACGGTGGACGAATGCCTGGCCGAGGCCGCCAAGGACGTCACGGTCCAGACCTCGCTGCTGGAGTCGCGTCTCGTCGCCGGCGACAAGAAGCTTTACACCGCCTTTCGCAAGAGCTTCCTCGCCGACATCGACCCGCACGCCTTCTTCGCGGCCAAGACCCAGGAAATGCGGCATCGGCACCAGAAGTACGAGAACACGCCCTATGCGCTGGAGCCCAACTGCAAGGAATCACCGGGCGGGCTGCGCGACCTGCAGACCGTGCTCTGGGTCGCCAAGGCGGCCGGCTTCGGCAGGCGCTGGGACGACCTGGCAAAGAACGGCCTGGCCACGCCTTTCGAGGTACAGCAGATCAAGCGCAACGAGGCGCTGCTGAGCCTGATCCGAGCCCGCCTGCACCTGATCGCCAACCGGCGCGAGGACCGCCTGGTGTTCGACCTGCAGACCGCCGTGGCCGCCACCTTCGGCTACGGCGGCGAGTCGCAGCGCAAAGCCAGCGAGGCGCTCATGCGCCGCTACTACTGGGCCGCCAAGGCGGTGACGCAGCTCAACCAGATCCTGCTGCTCAACATCGCCGACCGGCTGAATCCGCAGGAGGAGCAGGCCACCCGGATCAACGAGCGCTTCTTCGAAAAAGGCGGGCTGATCGAGGTCGCAAGCGACGATCTGTACCTCAAGGATCCGCACGCAATCCTCGAGACCTTCCTGCTCTACCAGAAGACCATCGGCGTGAACGGGCTGTCGGCGCGCACGCTGCGCGCGCTCTACAACGCGCGCCACGTGATGGACAGCAAGTTCCGCAACGACCGCGTGAACCATGCGACCTTCATGCGCATCCTGCTGGAGCCGCGCGGCATCACGCACGCGTTCAGGCTGATGAACCAGACCTCGGTACTGGGCCGATACCTGCGCGTGTTCCGCAGCATCGTGGGCCAGATGCAGCATGACCTGTTCCACGTCTACACGGTCGACCAGCACATCCTGATGGTGCTGCGCAACGTGCGCCGCTTCTTCATCGTCGAGCACGCGCACGAATACCCCTTCTGCTCGCAGCTCGCGGGCGGCTGGGACAAGCCATGGATCCTCTATGTCGCGGCCTTGTTCCACGACATTGCGAAGGGGCGCGGCGGCGACCATTCGGAACTGGGTTCGCGCGACGTCCGGCGCTTCTGCCGCCAGCACGAGATCCCACGCGAGGACGCCAAGCTGATCGAGTTCCTCGTCTCCGAGCACCTCGTGATGAGCCAGGTCGCGCAAAAGCAGGACCTGAGCGATCCCGAGGTGATCGGCGGCTTCGCCAAGCGGGTGGGCAACGAGCGCTACCTGACGGCGCTGTACCTCCTCACCATCGCCGACATCCGCGGCACCTCGCCGCGTGTATGGAACGCGTGGAAAGGCAAGCTGCTCGAGGACCTCTACCGGTCCACATTGCGGGCGCTGGGCGGCCGCATGCCCGACCCGGGCGCCGAGGTGGAGGCCCGCAAACGCGACGCGCTGGTGCAACTGGCCTTGTATGCGCAGCCCTTCGAGGCGCACAAGGCGCTGTGGGAAACACTCGACGTCGGGTACTTCATGCGTCACGACGCCTCCGAGATCGCCTGGCACACCAAGCAGCTGTCGCGCCACGTGCCGCCCAGGAACGTGCCGGTCGACCCGCATGCGCCCGCGATCGTGCGGGCCCGGCTCTCACCGGTGGGCGAAGGGCTGCAGGTGGTGGTCTACACGCCCGACCAGGCCGATCTGTTCGCGCGCATCTGCGGCTACTTCGACCAGTCCTCCTTCAGCATCCTCGACGCCAAGGTGCACACGGCCACGAACGGCTACGCGCTCGACACCTTCCAGGTCGTCACCACCTTCATTCCCGAGCACTACCGCGACCTGATCAGCATGGTCGAGACCGGCCTGGCGAAGACGCTGGACGAGGCCGGCCCGCTGCCTTCGCCCAGCAAGGGCCGGGTGTCGCGCCGGGTACGCAGCTTCCCGGTCAAGCCGCGAGTCAGCCTGTTGCCCGACGACAAGGCGCAGCGTTGGCTGCTCAACATCTCGGCGAGCGACCGGGCTGGCCTCCTGTACTCGGTGGCGCGCGTGCTGGCGCGTCATCACCTCAACCTGCAGCTCGCCAAGATCACCACGCTGGGCGAGCGGGTCGAGGACACCTTCCTGATCAGCGGGCCCGAGCTGCAGGGCCAGCGCACGCAGGCGACCATCGAGACCGAGCTGCTCGAAGCACTGGCAGCCTGA
- a CDS encoding DoxX family protein yields MIRSDDTGKLVLRVALGVLILLHGIAKISGGVGFVSTMLASHGLPGALAYLVYVGEIIAPVLLIIGLYTRPAAWIVVINMLVAVWLVHMKQIGLLNKQGGWELELQGMFFFSALAVAFMGAGRFSIGGSGGRYN; encoded by the coding sequence ATGATCCGTTCCGACGACACCGGCAAGCTCGTACTCCGCGTCGCCCTGGGCGTCCTCATCCTGCTGCACGGTATCGCGAAGATCAGTGGCGGCGTGGGCTTCGTATCCACCATGCTGGCTTCGCACGGCTTGCCGGGCGCCTTGGCCTACCTGGTCTATGTCGGTGAAATCATCGCGCCGGTGCTGCTGATCATCGGCCTCTATACGCGGCCTGCGGCGTGGATCGTGGTCATCAACATGCTGGTCGCGGTCTGGCTGGTCCACATGAAGCAGATCGGCCTGCTCAACAAGCAAGGCGGCTGGGAGCTCGAGCTGCAGGGCATGTTCTTCTTCAGCGCGCTGGCCGTGGCCTTCATGGGCGCCGGGCGCTTCAGCATCGGCGGGAGCGGCGGGCGCTACAACTGA
- the def gene encoding peptide deformylase, which translates to MTVREILMMGDPRLLRIAQPVAEFDTDELHLLVRDMFETMHAVNGAGLAAPQIGVDQQLVIFGTDTVNPRYPDAPAVPRTVLINPVITPIGDAEEEGWEGCLSVPGLRGVVPRFAHIRYSGFDPYGEPIDRTVTGFHARVVQHEVDHLLGKLYPMRVRDFSRFGYTEILFPGLDASEDE; encoded by the coding sequence ATGACGGTACGCGAAATCCTGATGATGGGCGACCCCCGGCTGCTGCGCATTGCACAGCCGGTCGCTGAATTCGACACCGACGAGCTTCATCTGCTCGTGCGCGACATGTTCGAGACCATGCACGCGGTAAACGGGGCGGGCCTCGCCGCGCCGCAGATCGGCGTCGACCAGCAGCTCGTGATCTTCGGCACCGACACCGTCAATCCGCGCTATCCGGATGCGCCTGCCGTGCCGCGCACCGTGCTGATCAATCCCGTCATCACGCCGATCGGCGACGCGGAGGAGGAGGGCTGGGAAGGCTGCCTGTCCGTGCCGGGGCTGCGCGGCGTGGTGCCGCGCTTCGCGCACATCCGCTATAGCGGCTTCGACCCCTATGGCGAACCCATCGACCGCACCGTCACCGGCTTCCACGCACGCGTGGTGCAGCACGAGGTCGACCACCTTCTGGGCAAGCTCTACCCGATGCGGGTGCGCGATTTCTCGCGCTTCGGCTACACCGAGATCCTGTTCCCGGGCCTCGATGCGAGCGAAGACGAGTAG